In the genome of Paenibacillus pabuli, the window ATTCGATGAACGTGATGCCAAAGATATCATGGTTCCAAGGACGGAGCTTGTGACACTGAATCAGAATATGACCTATGACGATATTATTCCGATATTGGATGAACATAATTATTCACGTTATCCCGTCATCGAGGATGGAGACAAGGACCGTATTGTTGGTGTGGTGAATGTGAAAAAGATATTGCCGGACATGGTTGCTACTCGGGCACATCAACTGAGCGAATTCGTGCGCGAGATTCCGTTCGTATCCGAAGTTACACGTATCCAGGATGCCATGATCAAGATGCAGCAAGAGCGAGTCCATATGGCTGTTGTTGTGGATGAATATGGCGGTACAGCAGGTATTCTGACGATGGAAGATATTTTGGAAGAACTCGTCGGTGAAATTCGGGATGAGTTCGATGCCGATGAAGTTGCTGACATTCAGGAGACTGGAGAGAACCAGTATCTCATTAACGGCCGGGTGCTTCTGGATGAGCTGGAGCGGCAGTTTGGGCTTGTTTTTGAAGGCAATGAAGAGATGGATACCGTGGCCGGATGGATTCAATTCCAGAAGGGTGTCGGTGTGGAAAAAGGAGATACGGTAGAACACGGTGATTACGTCTGGACCGTTGTGGACGCAGAGAATTTTCACATTAAGCAGGTACTGCTTGAACGTGTAAACGGTGCTGA includes:
- a CDS encoding hemolysin family protein; translation: MDIITILNIVLLIILIALTAFFVASEFAVVKIRTSRVDQLVAEGNKKAVLAKKVVSDLDYYLSACQLGITVTALGLGALGKPTVERLLYPVFDYLNVSASISAVASYAIAFILVTFLHVVVGEMAPKTMAIQFSEKLTLLLSPPLYWFGKIMYPFIWALNGASRVILRGFGVKPAGHDQAYSEDEIKIIMSQSYEGDENNKTKLSYLENVFVFDERDAKDIMVPRTELVTLNQNMTYDDIIPILDEHNYSRYPVIEDGDKDRIVGVVNVKKILPDMVATRAHQLSEFVREIPFVSEVTRIQDAMIKMQQERVHMAVVVDEYGGTAGILTMEDILEELVGEIRDEFDADEVADIQETGENQYLINGRVLLDELERQFGLVFEGNEEMDTVAGWIQFQKGVGVEKGDTVEHGDYVWTVVDAENFHIKQVLLERVNGAEVKEPANDLV